A portion of the Mesoplasma entomophilum genome contains these proteins:
- a CDS encoding aminotransferase class V-fold PLP-dependent enzyme — MKDLKKYFPFYDKQSNLIYFDSSATSLKIKKVIDAEMQFLTENGTNPHAVDYKKGYQALELIEQARQLTKEFINAKKPEEIIFTSGTTHSINLLANGLKKLIKKGDEIIVTELEHSANLLPWIVLAKSNGAKVKKVELNDDFTIDIDSFKAILSSKTKIVSFASISNTIGAKNDIKLITKVIKDFNKDIIVHVDAAQSIGHIRTDVTDLNIDFMSWSAHKMYGPFGLGCLYGKYDLLNQLEPLFYGGGMSLKIESDLINYSLATLPEKLEGGTPNISAIVGFIESIKFVNLIGLENIEKYELELKKYFVDKVKENNLEKHIIFYNLDIKTPIILFNVKGVNPQDITNFLDDKYNILVRGGANCARRIEGVINTKIAIRASFGINNNKAEIDKFIEALKNTNSFLDVLF, encoded by the coding sequence ATGAAAGATTTAAAAAAATATTTTCCATTTTATGATAAACAAAGTAATCTGATTTACTTTGACAGTTCAGCAACTAGTCTTAAAATTAAGAAAGTAATTGATGCTGAAATGCAATTTCTAACTGAAAATGGCACAAATCCTCATGCTGTTGACTACAAAAAAGGCTATCAAGCACTTGAATTAATTGAACAAGCAAGGCAATTAACAAAAGAATTTATAAATGCTAAAAAACCTGAAGAAATAATTTTTACAAGTGGTACAACTCACTCAATAAATTTATTGGCAAATGGACTTAAAAAATTAATTAAAAAGGGTGATGAAATTATAGTAACTGAACTTGAACATTCAGCAAATTTATTACCATGAATAGTTTTGGCAAAATCAAATGGTGCAAAAGTTAAAAAAGTTGAGTTAAATGATGATTTTACAATTGATATTGATTCGTTTAAAGCAATATTATCAAGTAAAACAAAAATAGTTTCATTTGCAAGTATTTCAAATACTATCGGAGCAAAAAATGATATTAAACTAATTACTAAAGTAATTAAAGATTTTAATAAAGATATAATTGTACATGTAGATGCAGCACAATCAATAGGGCATATAAGAACAGATGTAACTGATTTAAATATTGACTTCATGTCATGATCGGCACATAAAATGTATGGTCCTTTTGGTCTGGGTTGTTTATATGGGAAATATGACTTATTGAATCAATTAGAACCATTATTTTATGGTGGTGGAATGAGCTTAAAAATTGAAAGTGATTTAATAAATTATTCACTAGCAACTTTACCTGAAAAATTGGAAGGTGGTACACCAAATATTAGCGCAATAGTAGGGTTTATAGAATCAATTAAGTTTGTAAATTTAATCGGCTTAGAAAATATTGAAAAATATGAACTTGAACTTAAAAAATACTTTGTTGATAAAGTTAAAGAAAACAATCTTGAAAAGCATATCATTTTTTATAATTTAGATATTAAAACACCGATCATTTTGTTTAATGTAAAAGGAGTAAATCCTCAAGATATAACTAATTTTTTAGATGATAAATACAATATTTTGGTTCGTGGTGGGGCCAATTGTGCTAGAAGAATTGAAGGTGTAATCAATACAAAAATAGCTATTAGAGCTAGTTTTGGTATTAACAATAATAAAGCTGAAATTGATAAATTTATAGAAGCTTTAAAGAATACAAATAGTTTTTTAGATGTACTATTTTAA
- a CDS encoding iron-sulfur cluster assembly scaffold protein, which yields MIDINDDILLRKILMKHFTEPINKGLKNNKKAIIKDAKSQTCADEMQIEILIENDIFKEISFEGTACAVATSSADIFFELIINKSKSDVKKIINQYKIFLNTGEASKIELLDKLIVFKNINKQKNRILCANLAIDAINEIIE from the coding sequence ATGATAGATATTAATGATGATATTTTATTGAGAAAAATTTTAATGAAACATTTTACTGAACCAATTAACAAAGGTTTAAAAAATAACAAAAAAGCCATAATTAAAGATGCAAAATCACAAACTTGTGCTGATGAAATGCAAATTGAAATATTGATTGAAAATGATATTTTTAAAGAAATTAGCTTTGAAGGAACTGCCTGTGCAGTTGCAACATCAAGCGCTGATATTTTTTTTGAATTGATAATTAACAAATCAAAAAGTGATGTAAAAAAAATTATAAATCAGTATAAAATTTTTTTAAATACTGGAGAGGCATCAAAAATTGAATTATTGGATAAGTTAATAGTTTTTAAAAACATTAATAAACAAAAAAATCGTATATTATGTGCCAATTTAGCAATTGATGCAATAAATGAAATTATAGAATAG
- a CDS encoding 5-formyltetrahydrofolate cyclo-ligase: protein MSNKNQIRDKFLKTRSFLSKAYKEEVNKIIERKVNHYIERYNLEKFAIYLSTENEPNTLNVIETSLKRGIEVYVPLIVDENKMEFRKITNLETDLEENKVLNILQPKKTCELLSEGNYINTMFIPLVAFDKQLNRLGMGKGFYDRWINENNYSGYKIGLSASSQLSNENIDAEEFDVRLDNVITEKEIYVPFIEEEQEFDYDVTYSVFNDETIVG, encoded by the coding sequence ATGAGTAATAAAAATCAAATTAGAGATAAATTTCTTAAAACAAGATCTTTTTTATCTAAAGCTTATAAAGAAGAAGTTAATAAAATAATTGAAAGAAAAGTTAATCACTATATTGAAAGATATAATTTAGAAAAATTTGCAATTTATCTTTCAACTGAAAACGAGCCAAATACTTTAAATGTCATTGAAACAAGTCTAAAAAGAGGGATTGAAGTTTATGTTCCGTTAATTGTTGATGAAAATAAAATGGAATTTAGAAAAATCACTAATTTAGAAACTGATTTAGAAGAAAATAAAGTACTAAATATTTTGCAACCTAAAAAAACATGTGAATTATTGTCAGAAGGCAATTATATTAATACTATGTTTATTCCCCTAGTAGCTTTTGATAAACAATTAAACAGATTAGGTATGGGAAAAGGCTTTTATGATCGTTGAATAAATGAAAATAACTATTCAGGTTATAAAATTGGTTTATCTGCTTCTTCACAATTATCAAATGAAAATATAGATGCTGAAGAATTTGATGTTAGATTAGACAATGTAATTACTGAAAAAGAAATTTATGTTCCTTTTATTGAAGAAGAACAAGAATTTGATTATGATGTTACTTATTCTGTATTCAATGATGAAACAATTGTAGGTTAA
- a CDS encoding MerR family transcriptional regulator has translation MVLCLKKSGMSLLKIKEYINLALEGNNTYSKRLKMMIEQEKIVKQKIKELQEQLEYINYKKNLYKNN, from the coding sequence ATGGTTTTATGTTTAAAAAAATCAGGTATGTCTTTACTTAAAATAAAAGAATATATAAATTTGGCTTTAGAAGGAAATAACACTTATTCTAAAAGACTTAAAATGATGATAGAACAAGAAAAAATTGTTAAACAAAAGATAAAAGAACTACAAGAACAACTTGAATATATTAACTATAAGAAAAATTTATACAAAAATAATTAA
- a CDS encoding aldo/keto reductase, producing the protein MKTRTLGKDLIVSEIGLGCMGLSYSQPPFPTKEEAIKFLRNAYEEGVTFFDTAEVYGPFNNEELLGEAFKDIRNKVIIATKFGFSFDDKNVTGVDSSRENILRAIEGSLKRLQTNYIDLYYQHRVDPNTPIEEVAQVMKELIEQGKIKHWGLSEASANTIRKAHAICPVTALQSEYSMFWREAETKVMPTLQELGIGFVPFSPLGKGFLTGTIKPGHVFPEGDFRNTIPRFNTPEYLENNFKLVEYIKKLAEAKSTTPAAVAIGWLLAQKPWIVPIPGTKKIERVKENNSGSQISFTKKELQNIKQILDQIELIGNRYNDLNESRIDK; encoded by the coding sequence ATGAAAACAAGAACATTAGGTAAAGATTTAATAGTTTCAGAAATTGGATTAGGTTGCATGGGTTTAAGTTATAGTCAGCCACCATTTCCAACTAAAGAAGAAGCTATTAAATTTTTAAGAAATGCATATGAAGAAGGTGTAACTTTTTTTGATACAGCAGAAGTATATGGGCCTTTTAATAATGAAGAATTACTTGGAGAAGCATTTAAAGATATTAGGAATAAAGTTATAATTGCTACTAAATTTGGTTTTTCTTTTGATGATAAAAATGTAACTGGGGTTGATAGTAGCAGAGAAAATATTTTAAGAGCCATTGAAGGCTCATTAAAAAGATTACAGACAAACTATATAGACTTATACTATCAACATAGAGTAGATCCAAATACGCCAATTGAAGAAGTAGCACAAGTAATGAAAGAATTAATTGAGCAAGGTAAAATAAAACATTGAGGTTTAAGCGAAGCATCTGCAAATACTATCAGAAAAGCTCATGCAATTTGCCCAGTTACTGCTTTACAAAGTGAATATTCAATGTTTTGAAGAGAAGCAGAAACTAAAGTAATGCCGACATTACAAGAACTAGGCATAGGATTTGTTCCATTTTCTCCATTGGGAAAAGGTTTTTTAACAGGAACTATTAAACCTGGTCATGTTTTTCCAGAGGGAGACTTTAGAAACACAATTCCAAGATTTAATACACCTGAATATTTGGAAAATAATTTTAAATTAGTTGAATATATTAAAAAACTTGCAGAAGCAAAAAGCACAACTCCTGCGGCAGTCGCAATTGGTTGATTGTTAGCTCAAAAACCGTGAATAGTACCAATTCCTGGAACTAAAAAAATTGAAAGAGTTAAAGAAAATAATTCTGGATCACAAATTTCTTTCACAAAAAAAGAATTACAAAATATTAAACAAATCTTAGATCAAATTGAATTAATTGGAAATAGATACAATGATTTAAATGAAAGTAGAATAGATAAATAA
- a CDS encoding glucose-6-phosphate isomerase: MIKVDLQHSGLSIADLNEAKVKKVHEMIINKTGKGNDFLGWIEWPKTFDKKEYEEMKKVASSLRSKIDVLVTVGIGGSYLGIRAADEMIRGINHSDKVQVIYAGHTMSSTYVAQLSDYLKGKKFGICVISKSGTTTEPGIAFRALEKQLIEQVGVEASKELIVAVTDSSKGALKTLADNKGYPTFVIPDDIGGRFSVLTPVGIFPLLVAGVNTDNIFAGAIKAMDELVQGDLTNEAYKYAAARNALYNEGYKAEALVAYELQMQYTAEWWKQLFGESEGKDNKGLYPTSMIFSTDLHSLGQWVQEGERNVLFETVIKVKEPVANMLVEADADNYDGLNYLAGKSFHEINSTAIEGVIDAHVNTGKMPNIVLEFDKMNDVQFGYLVYFFEIAVAMSGYLLEVNPFDQPGVEVYKYNMFKLLGKPGVK, translated from the coding sequence ATGATTAAAGTTGATTTACAACACTCAGGACTTTCTATAGCTGATTTAAATGAAGCAAAAGTTAAAAAAGTTCATGAGATGATAATTAATAAAACTGGAAAAGGTAATGATTTTTTAGGATGAATTGAATGACCAAAAACATTTGATAAAAAAGAATATGAAGAAATGAAAAAAGTTGCTTCTTCATTAAGAAGTAAAATTGATGTATTAGTAACTGTTGGAATTGGTGGTTCATACTTAGGTATTAGAGCTGCTGATGAAATGATTAGAGGAATTAATCATTCTGATAAAGTTCAAGTAATTTATGCAGGACATACAATGAGTTCAACTTATGTTGCTCAGTTATCAGATTACTTAAAAGGTAAAAAATTTGGAATTTGTGTTATTTCTAAATCAGGAACAACTACAGAGCCAGGGATTGCTTTTAGAGCATTAGAAAAACAATTAATTGAACAAGTTGGAGTTGAAGCTTCAAAAGAATTAATTGTAGCTGTAACAGATTCATCAAAAGGAGCTTTAAAAACTCTAGCTGATAATAAAGGTTATCCAACATTTGTAATCCCAGATGATATTGGAGGACGTTTTTCAGTTTTAACACCTGTTGGAATTTTCCCATTATTAGTTGCAGGAGTTAATACTGATAATATTTTTGCAGGAGCTATCAAAGCAATGGATGAATTAGTTCAAGGCGATTTAACAAATGAAGCCTATAAATATGCTGCTGCTCGTAATGCTTTATATAATGAAGGTTATAAAGCTGAAGCTTTAGTTGCTTATGAACTACAAATGCAATATACTGCTGAATGATGAAAACAATTATTTGGAGAATCAGAAGGAAAAGACAATAAAGGTTTATATCCTACATCAATGATTTTCTCAACAGATTTACACTCACTAGGACAATGAGTTCAAGAAGGTGAAAGAAACGTATTATTTGAAACAGTTATTAAAGTAAAAGAACCAGTAGCTAATATGTTAGTTGAAGCTGATGCTGATAACTATGATGGTTTAAATTACTTAGCTGGTAAATCATTCCACGAAATTAATTCAACTGCTATTGAAGGAGTAATTGATGCTCACGTTAATACTGGAAAAATGCCAAACATTGTATTAGAATTTGACAAAATGAATGATGTACAATTTGGATACTTAGTTTACTTCTTCGAAATAGCTGTTGCGATGAGTGGATACTTATTAGAAGTTAATCCATTTGATCAACCAGGAGTTGAAGTTTATAAATACAATATGTTTAAGTTACTAGGAAAACCAGGAGTTAAATAG
- a CDS encoding ABC transporter ATP-binding protein: protein MISINNVSKKYGEKVGNFNINIEIKKGEIYGIIGPNGAGKTTLIRQILGFVKPDDGNITINSMHSWEKRQEIMEWTGYIAGEVSIYEDYTGMQFLKLMSNLKANVDWSFVEKLIEYFELDTSRKIKKMSKGMKQKIAIISATMNKPAFLVLDEPTSGLDPIMQQRFNELILKLKRENNSTVIICSHIFEEVVALADNVGMIKSGELIEEFVIKEKNIEIIREKFKSVFIKESIL from the coding sequence ATGATAAGTATAAATAATGTAAGCAAAAAATATGGAGAAAAAGTAGGAAACTTTAATATAAATATAGAAATTAAAAAAGGCGAAATTTATGGAATAATAGGTCCTAATGGTGCTGGTAAAACTACTTTAATTAGGCAGATATTAGGTTTTGTAAAACCTGATGATGGCAATATAACAATTAATTCTATGCATTCATGAGAAAAAAGACAAGAAATAATGGAATGAACAGGTTATATAGCTGGTGAAGTTAGTATTTATGAAGACTATACAGGAATGCAGTTTCTAAAATTAATGTCTAATTTAAAAGCTAATGTTGATTGATCTTTTGTTGAAAAACTAATTGAATATTTTGAACTTGACACATCAAGAAAAATAAAAAAAATGTCAAAAGGAATGAAACAAAAAATAGCTATAATATCAGCAACTATGAATAAACCAGCTTTTTTAGTATTGGATGAGCCAACATCAGGATTAGATCCAATAATGCAACAGAGATTTAATGAATTGATTTTAAAATTAAAAAGAGAAAACAACTCAACAGTTATAATTTGTTCTCATATTTTTGAAGAAGTTGTAGCACTTGCTGATAATGTAGGAATGATTAAGTCTGGTGAATTAATAGAAGAGTTTGTAATTAAAGAAAAAAATATCGAAATAATTAGAGAAAAATTTAAAAGTGTTTTTATTAAGGAGAGTATTTTATAA
- a CDS encoding dUTP diphosphatase, whose amino-acid sequence MIKKETLKWLSEQQEFLDNKIIEKHNLTLDHEIFRKKLIAFWVELGEYANEEKSFKYWKQGAPSAKEVQLEEYIDGLHFIISLGNQINYNFDNFNFIDLGHNNNIDCYFELIKDLTALVDNPNNESFAKIFNSFLQIAKVQNYSEEDLIKTYKAKHEKNQQRQVENY is encoded by the coding sequence ATGATTAAAAAAGAAACACTTAAATGATTAAGTGAGCAACAGGAATTTTTAGATAATAAAATAATAGAAAAACATAATTTAACTTTAGATCACGAAATTTTTAGAAAAAAACTTATTGCTTTTTGAGTAGAATTAGGTGAATATGCTAATGAAGAAAAGAGTTTTAAATATTGAAAACAAGGAGCACCCAGTGCTAAAGAAGTTCAATTAGAAGAATACATTGATGGATTACATTTTATCATAAGTTTGGGAAATCAAATTAACTATAATTTTGACAACTTTAATTTTATTGATTTGGGACATAACAATAACATTGATTGTTACTTTGAATTAATAAAAGATTTAACTGCTCTAGTTGATAATCCAAATAATGAATCATTTGCTAAAATTTTTAATTCATTTTTACAAATTGCAAAAGTTCAAAATTATTCAGAAGAAGATTTAATCAAAACTTATAAAGCTAAACATGAAAAAAACCAACAAAGACAAGTAGAAAATTATTAA
- a CDS encoding TrmH family RNA methyltransferase, with protein MEKITSTSNNKIKDLIKLRDDKKIQMIENLFVIEGLHMVNEAIKRNIVKTIFLEEKMLSKIYDINNFECILISENVSNKISSTKTSQGIFATCTLEEQEINMSENILILDQIQDPGNMGTLIRSAASFDFQTVIASNNSVSFYNPKVLRSTQGNLFSINLINDDLIKVISKLKQNDYQIIGTVLNDESKFLKQIEFSKNQNYALIIGNEAKGISEELKPLIDINLNIEMSNEVESLNAAIAGSIIMYNIKK; from the coding sequence ATGGAAAAAATAACATCAACATCAAATAACAAAATCAAAGATTTAATCAAATTAAGAGATGATAAAAAAATCCAAATGATTGAAAATCTTTTTGTAATCGAAGGATTGCATATGGTTAATGAAGCAATTAAAAGAAATATTGTCAAAACTATATTTTTGGAAGAAAAAATGTTAAGCAAAATTTATGATATTAATAATTTTGAATGTATCTTAATTTCAGAAAATGTTTCAAATAAAATTTCTTCAACCAAAACAAGCCAAGGAATTTTTGCAACTTGCACATTGGAAGAACAAGAAATTAATATGTCAGAAAATATATTAATTTTAGATCAAATTCAAGATCCAGGTAATATGGGTACTTTAATTAGAAGTGCAGCTTCTTTTGATTTTCAGACTGTGATTGCTTCAAACAATTCTGTTAGTTTTTATAATCCTAAGGTTTTAAGGTCTACTCAGGGAAACTTATTTTCAATAAATTTAATAAATGATGATTTAATTAAAGTTATTAGCAAATTGAAGCAAAATGATTACCAAATCATAGGAACTGTTTTAAATGATGAATCAAAATTTCTGAAACAAATAGAATTTAGCAAAAATCAAAACTATGCGTTAATAATAGGCAATGAAGCAAAAGGCATAAGTGAAGAACTTAAACCTTTAATAGACATTAATTTAAACATAGAAATGAGCAATGAAGTTGAATCTTTAAATGCAGCAATTGCAGGTTCAATCATTATGTATAACATTAAAAAATAA
- a CDS encoding NADP-dependent glyceraldehyde-3-phosphate dehydrogenase: MEKFKAIINNQEIESNSWLDIMDPTTDEVYAQVSALSAQEIDSAFKAAKAAQKNWEAIGIEKRIEFLTRWRDLMLKNEEDLATTMMHEIAKAYKDCLTEVRRTAEYIDLTISEYNDLQVLTFDKNSKGINEDIIAEYKRIAKGVGVGISPFNYPINLAVSKLAPGLLTGNTFVFKPATQGSIVGIKIGQLAIEAGIPAGVLNVVTGRGREIGDVIVTNPLIDFISFTGSVPVGRRLMEISSSKDLVLELGGKDAAILLDDHNLENIAKDIVAGAFSYSGQRCTAIKRVITTNDIADKLTPLIKAEVAKLTVGLPSENPIITPMIDKKSADFVTDLINDAIKKGATLVYGGSRDKNLLQPTLLDNVTVEMNVAWEEPFGPVLPIIRINEIENMINIANKSNFGLQTSVYSKDVDLAYKVAEQLEVGTVNINRRTQRGPDVLPFLGVKDSGFGVQGIKETILSTTRYRGIIIKK, encoded by the coding sequence ATGGAAAAATTCAAAGCAATAATTAACAATCAAGAAATAGAATCTAACTCTTGATTAGATATTATGGACCCAACAACTGATGAAGTTTATGCACAAGTTAGTGCACTATCTGCTCAAGAAATAGACTCAGCATTTAAGGCTGCTAAGGCTGCTCAAAAAAACTGAGAAGCAATTGGTATTGAAAAAAGAATTGAGTTTTTAACTAGATGAAGAGATCTAATGTTAAAAAACGAAGAAGATTTAGCAACAACAATGATGCATGAAATTGCAAAAGCCTATAAAGATTGTTTAACTGAAGTTCGTAGAACAGCTGAATATATAGATTTAACAATTTCAGAATATAATGATTTACAAGTTTTAACTTTTGATAAAAATTCTAAAGGTATCAACGAAGATATAATTGCTGAATACAAAAGAATAGCAAAAGGTGTTGGTGTTGGTATTTCACCATTTAACTACCCTATTAATTTAGCTGTTTCTAAATTAGCACCAGGATTATTAACTGGAAATACATTTGTATTTAAACCAGCAACTCAAGGAAGTATTGTAGGTATTAAAATTGGTCAATTAGCAATTGAAGCCGGTATACCAGCTGGTGTATTAAACGTTGTAACTGGGCGTGGAAGAGAAATTGGAGATGTTATTGTAACAAACCCATTAATTGACTTTATTTCATTTACAGGAAGTGTACCTGTGGGTAGAAGATTAATGGAAATTTCAAGCTCAAAAGACTTAGTTTTAGAATTAGGTGGGAAAGATGCAGCTATTTTATTAGATGATCATAACTTAGAAAACATTGCTAAAGATATAGTTGCAGGGGCATTTAGTTATTCTGGACAAAGATGTACAGCAATTAAAAGGGTTATTACTACAAATGATATAGCAGATAAACTAACACCGTTAATTAAGGCAGAAGTTGCTAAATTAACTGTTGGATTACCAAGCGAAAATCCTATCATTACACCTATGATAGATAAAAAAAGTGCTGATTTTGTAACTGACTTAATTAATGATGCTATTAAAAAAGGAGCAACTTTGGTTTATGGTGGATCTAGAGATAAAAACTTATTGCAACCTACATTGTTGGATAATGTTACAGTTGAGATGAATGTAGCTTGAGAGGAACCATTTGGTCCTGTGCTTCCAATTATAAGAATAAATGAAATTGAAAACATGATTAATATTGCTAACAAATCAAATTTTGGTTTACAAACTTCAGTTTATTCAAAAGATGTAGACTTAGCTTATAAAGTTGCTGAACAATTAGAAGTTGGAACTGTAAATATTAATAGAAGAACTCAAAGAGGGCCTGATGTTTTACCATTCTTAGGAGTAAAAGACTCAGGATTTGGTGTTCAAGGAATAAAAGAAACTATTTTATCAACAACAAGATATAGAGGAATAATAATTAAAAAATAA
- a CDS encoding MOLPALP family lipoprotein, with protein sequence MKKMLLSLTAVSMLASSTATVSCTYTMKAKSEFVKSIQKIINVANVSAEAQILTSSNMPNSNLAINDYNNNSKKINGIEYSTTNANIGYSYTLNNFSGMKASQFLPKEDLLLSPSNKPNDDNTKMDRYLFKNYGSNWVNNINSSSITNDNSHKGKKTGSSSITTTAGIVSSLIGVVLGSDFSVSEAGFLNDNIATILNQLPSATKQSLAKTLEDLSLKFEKLPESLKQSFSNPLNKYVGKTKYEAINEISRNFWTEIFNKGSGDSGENSINEESRALSKMSSAFQYIFTLIWYIQEFADIIDTNITPDNLSDVLSQKINANDVKNYDQINLNKTFKILNNFLNPGRDIRKAKNLVIVLFGIPTSTADFKPKSNIIVEPIFQALSSNSSTTPETYSFKSNQSKMFGLNITEIIKFLTEILKVNNSLPKEIVKEIIRLLGVLQEILANENKDMYTIIQSLLNEAVFRPLTEDGKSILLIGDILYLLAESVNAKNHNKVVIDSAPLLKISSLTGSQNPFKALYDGGLLKSIFQTINYFTTKDGSKKPIFSDVVIKNFKDLSSIFNTKMDIIFTQMLNIDYDNNMQFLYGMKNSSIATIVDTISKQFIDPIEGKEYFLDLGAIRNIILSFFNSSYKSISINNEHYTDPNNLFATLKVVSAALKNESVTFDNKVVNDSKSIVNVLGLNPENPNKFMEGSIFDSIAQAYGHGVIVDGKRVEIPEKRENTIKMISVMLEGISWMSKTSEKQYYNDNFGHFFDQENWTTQILNYSNFDKIHNDAEIKYNLIYKNKKYKIKETYQVTLKRDKVPMNESIGNKYFYISNITRKK encoded by the coding sequence ATGAAAAAAATGCTTTTAAGCTTGACTGCTGTTAGTATGTTAGCTTCATCAACTGCAACTGTTAGTTGTACTTATACGATGAAAGCTAAAAGTGAATTTGTAAAAAGTATTCAAAAGATAATTAATGTTGCAAATGTTTCTGCTGAAGCACAAATATTAACTTCAAGTAATATGCCAAACTCTAATTTGGCTATTAATGACTATAATAACAACAGTAAAAAAATAAACGGAATTGAATATTCAACAACTAATGCAAACATTGGTTATTCATATACATTAAATAACTTTAGTGGCATGAAAGCTAGTCAATTTTTGCCTAAAGAAGATTTATTACTTTCACCTTCAAATAAACCTAATGATGATAATACAAAGATGGATCGTTATTTATTTAAAAACTATGGGAGTAATTGAGTCAATAACATAAATTCATCAAGTATAACAAATGATAATTCACATAAAGGTAAAAAGACAGGTTCAAGTTCTATAACTACAACTGCAGGTATAGTTTCATCATTAATTGGTGTTGTTTTAGGAAGTGACTTTAGTGTTTCAGAAGCAGGGTTTTTAAATGATAATATTGCTACTATTTTAAACCAATTGCCTAGCGCAACAAAACAAAGTTTAGCAAAAACTTTAGAGGATTTATCATTAAAATTTGAAAAACTTCCTGAAAGTTTGAAACAAAGTTTTTCTAATCCTTTAAATAAATATGTTGGTAAAACAAAATATGAAGCAATAAATGAAATATCGAGAAATTTTTGGACAGAGATTTTCAATAAAGGTAGTGGTGATAGTGGAGAAAACTCAATAAATGAAGAATCTAGAGCACTTAGCAAAATGTCATCAGCATTTCAGTACATATTTACGCTAATATGATACATTCAAGAATTTGCTGATATTATAGATACAAATATTACTCCAGATAATTTAAGTGATGTTTTAAGTCAAAAGATAAATGCTAATGATGTTAAAAATTATGATCAAATAAATCTTAATAAAACTTTTAAAATTTTAAATAATTTTTTAAATCCAGGAAGAGACATAAGAAAAGCAAAAAACCTTGTTATTGTTCTTTTTGGTATTCCAACATCAACTGCTGATTTTAAACCAAAGTCTAATATAATTGTTGAACCAATATTTCAAGCTTTATCAAGTAATTCTTCAACTACTCCTGAAACTTATAGTTTCAAATCTAATCAATCTAAAATGTTTGGCTTAAACATAACAGAAATAATAAAATTTTTAACTGAGATTCTTAAAGTAAATAATTCTTTACCAAAGGAAATTGTTAAAGAAATAATTAGATTACTTGGTGTTTTACAAGAAATTTTAGCAAATGAAAATAAAGATATGTATACAATAATTCAGTCTTTATTGAATGAAGCTGTTTTTAGACCATTAACAGAAGATGGGAAATCAATATTATTGATAGGTGATATATTATATTTACTTGCAGAATCAGTAAATGCTAAAAATCACAATAAAGTTGTTATTGATTCAGCTCCATTGTTAAAAATATCAAGTTTAACAGGATCTCAAAACCCATTTAAAGCTTTATATGATGGTGGATTACTGAAAAGTATTTTCCAAACTATTAATTATTTTACAACTAAAGATGGTTCAAAAAAACCTATATTTAGCGATGTTGTAATTAAAAATTTTAAGGATTTAAGTTCAATTTTTAATACTAAAATGGATATAATTTTCACTCAAATGTTAAATATTGATTATGATAATAATATGCAATTTTTATACGGTATGAAAAATTCTTCAATAGCTACTATTGTAGACACTATCTCTAAACAATTTATAGACCCAATAGAAGGAAAAGAATACTTCCTTGATTTAGGTGCTATTAGAAATATTATTCTTTCGTTTTTCAATAGTTCTTATAAATCTATCTCAATTAACAATGAGCATTATACAGATCCAAATAATTTATTTGCAACTTTAAAAGTTGTTTCAGCAGCATTAAAAAATGAGTCAGTTACTTTTGATAACAAAGTAGTTAATGATTCAAAGTCAATAGTAAATGTTTTAGGTTTAAATCCTGAAAATCCAAATAAATTTATGGAGGGTTCAATATTTGACTCAATAGCTCAAGCGTATGGTCATGGTGTAATTGTTGATGGAAAACGTGTAGAAATACCTGAAAAAAGAGAAAATACAATTAAAATGATTTCTGTTATGCTTGAGGGAATATCATGAATGTCAAAAACATCGGAAAAACAATATTATAATGATAATTTTGGTCATTTCTTTGATCAAGAGAACTGAACAACTCAAATTCTCAATTATTCAAATTTTGACAAAATTCATAATGATGCCGAAATAAAATATAACTTAATTTACAAAAATAAAAAATACAAAATTAAAGAGACTTATCAAGTTACTTTAAAAAGAGATAAAGTTCCAATGAATGAATCAATAGGAAATAAATATTTCTATATTTCAAATATAACTAGAAAAAAATAA